In Syntrophorhabdales bacterium, the DNA window CCGTCTTTCGCATACTCGTCCTCCCCTTGCTATCTTCTCTGCCTGGTATTATGCATAATGTGAGCGGCGTGCGCAACAAAAAAGGAGCTTTGATCTCCTCGAGTGAAGCCGCGCCGCCTGGGCGTCGGGGCGTGGGAAGGGTGGAATCTTCAAATTTGCTATTGACCCGCACACTCCAATTTACTACATTGCAACTGCATGCGTCGTTATCTTATTTTTTTCACCGCAGGCTTCAGCTTGTTCATGTACGCGATCGACGGCACGGTAGTAGCAGTCGCGTTTCCTGATTTCACGAGGGATCTGCATACCAATGTCCTTTGGTCGGCGTGGACGCTCTCAATCTTTTTCATTGCGGTTACGATAACCATGCCGTTGGCGGGAAACCTGGTTGACAGTTTCGGCCGTAAAAAGGTCTTCCTCATCTCGCTGGCTCTTTTCACCGGCAGTTCCTTTGCCTGCGGTCTTGCACCCAGTATCCACGCGTTGATCGCGTTCAGATTCGTGCAGGGCGTCGGGGGCGCCTGCTTTCTTCCTACCGCTTCAGGGATTGTCAGCGACAACTTCCCCGAGAATCGTGAGGCTGCAATCGGGCTTTTTTCCAGTATCTTCAGCATCGGAGCTGTTATAGGGCCGAACCTGGGGGGTTGGATCGTGAGCCGATACTCCTGGCGTTACATCTTTTATATCAACGTGCCGATTGGAATGGCCCTGATGGGCGCCTGCATGCTGCTGCTCAAGGAGTCGAGGGTTCTTGTCCGCTCTCGTGTCGATCTTATCGGTGCCGCCCTTATGAGCGGTTCGCTGCTCTTTCTTATGTTCGGGCTGAATCTCCTCGCTGAAAACTTCTCCATGCTGACGTTACTACTTTCCGTATTCCTGATCCTCATCGGCATTTTTTTGTCGATTCATTTCATCCGCCAGGAGAGGAAGGCTTCGGCGCCCATCCTTGACATTGCTTTGCTCCAGTCGACGCCCTTTGTGGCGGCCAACGTTTCAAATCTGATTATAGGCATCAGCACCATTGGTGCTTTTTCATTCGTACCGCTTTACGCGGTTTCGGTTCATAAGCTTTCTACTCTCATGAGCGGTATGATCCTGACCCCTCGCTCTTTTGCCATGGCCGTGGCAGCGGCTGTCACGAGCTTTCTTTTGAAGAAGTGGGGCTACCGGTGGCCAATGGTACTTGGCTTTGGTCTGATGTCCCTGACGACGATTCTTCTCGCGCCCGGGCTATTCCTGAGGGAGGCGCCATTTTTCGGATTGGGAACCATAGAGACGCTCGCGTTCCTGTTGTTGCTGAACGGGATGGGCGCAGGAGTTGTATTTCCTGCTGCCAACAATGCCTGTATAGAATTGATGCCCGAGAAGGTGGCGACGATCGTTGCGCTGAGAAATATGTTCAGGAATGTCGGTGCCGCGGTCGGTGTTTCTCTGCTTACGATTATACTTCACGTGAGTTCTGATAACGTCCGCGGCTTCACCGTCATCTTTGTTGCTGTCGGCTTGCTGTTCCTGACTTCGATTCCCCTTCTTTTCCTCATGCCTGCAGGAAGGAAATCCTGGGAAGGCTGAGAATAATACCAAGGTAAGCTTTGCGTTCCCTACTCACTCCGCCTGCTTGTAGAGAAGCATCATAGGTAATGGAATCCTGAGACGTATGGTGCCTTCTACAGGACATTCTTCCACGCACCCGTTACAATAGGCACATTCCTGCGGGT includes these proteins:
- a CDS encoding DHA2 family efflux MFS transporter permease subunit, whose amino-acid sequence is MYAIDGTVVAVAFPDFTRDLHTNVLWSAWTLSIFFIAVTITMPLAGNLVDSFGRKKVFLISLALFTGSSFACGLAPSIHALIAFRFVQGVGGACFLPTASGIVSDNFPENREAAIGLFSSIFSIGAVIGPNLGGWIVSRYSWRYIFYINVPIGMALMGACMLLLKESRVLVRSRVDLIGAALMSGSLLFLMFGLNLLAENFSMLTLLLSVFLILIGIFLSIHFIRQERKASAPILDIALLQSTPFVAANVSNLIIGISTIGAFSFVPLYAVSVHKLSTLMSGMILTPRSFAMAVAAAVTSFLLKKWGYRWPMVLGFGLMSLTTILLAPGLFLREAPFFGLGTIETLAFLLLLNGMGAGVVFPAANNACIELMPEKVATIVALRNMFRNVGAAVGVSLLTIILHVSSDNVRGFTVIFVAVGLLFLTSIPLLFLMPAGRKSWEG
- a CDS encoding ferredoxin family protein translates to MPPVIDEKKCIRCGKCVDTCPEDVYFGSKKKHVPQVTYPQECAYCNGCVEECPVEGTIRLRIPLPMMLLYKQAE